The following coding sequences are from one Lolium rigidum isolate FL_2022 chromosome 6, APGP_CSIRO_Lrig_0.1, whole genome shotgun sequence window:
- the LOC124661254 gene encoding rhomboid-like protein 14, mitochondrial — translation MGVGMSSGRRRGIGVGGGRGPSSGMLPLLALQVLLEYGRAGASRPPVTAALIAANALVYLRPGALDAFLPPLSRVAFNPHLIIQYGDLTRFFLSAFYHLSETHFFYNMTSLLWKGIQLETSVGSVEFASMVAALLGLSQGITLLLSKGLLLFGNETAYYDQYAVGFSGVLFGMKIVLNAWSDDYVFLHGMVIPAKYAAWAELLLIQAFIPGTSFIGHLGGILAGLTYLWLKRSYSGPDPLALLISGISNVVSWPVRFAQRLLRPGRRQGSRVGRRASRGTGRGIWRCSVCTYDNSSSADICEMCNSVREDRDVPPIQHLHDGGNGALSVDEIRRRRLQRFDR, via the exons ATGGGGGTGGGCATGAGCAGCGGCCGTCGCCGGGGCATCGGCGTCGGCGGGGGCCGCGGCCCGTCGAGCGGGATGCTGCCGCTGCTGGCCCTGCAGGTGCTGCTCGAGTACGGCCGCGCCGGGGCCAGCCGCCCGCCCGTGACGGCGGCGCTCATCGCCGCCAACGCGCTCGTGTACCTTCGCCCCGGCGCCCTTGACGCGTTCCTCCCGCCGCTCTCCCGCGTCGCCTTCAACCCGCACCTCATCATCCAG TATGGCGACCTGACACGCTTCTTCTTGTCAGCCTTCTACCATTTAAGCGAAACTCACTTCTTCTACAACATGACATCGCTCTTGTGGAAAGGCATACAGCTTGAAACGTCAGTTGGCAGTGTTGAGTTTGCTTCCATGGTTGCTGCCTTGCTTGGCCTGTCACAGGGCATCACCTTGCTCTTGTCCAAGGGTTTACTCCTCTTCGGCAATGAGACTGCGTATTATGATCAATACGCTGTTGGGTTCTCTGGGGTACTGTTTGGCATGAAGATTGTGCTGAATGCCTGGTCAGACGATTATGTCTTCCTGCACGGGATGGTCATTCCAGCAAAGTATGCTGCGTGGGCTGAACTACTTCTCATCCAGGCTTTCATTCCTGGGACATCCTTTATTGGGCATCTTGGCGGGATACTTGCTGGTCTGACCTATCTTTGGCTCAAGCGATCATACTCTGGGCCAGATCCGCTTGCTCTTTTGATTTCAGGCATCTCAAATGTTGTGAGTTGGCCGGTGAGATTTGCTCAGAGACTTCTAAGGCCAGGCCGTCGTCAGGGGAGCAGAGTTGGGCGCCGTGCATCCAGAGGAACTGGTCGAGGCATTTGGAGATGCTCAGTCTGCACTTACGACAACTCGTCTTCTGCAGATATCTGTGAGATGTGCAACAGTGTGCGTGAGGACCGCGATGTTCCCCCCATACAGCATCTCCACGATGGGGGTAACGGTGCGCTTTCAGTTGATGAGATCAGGCGTAGGAGGCTCCAAAGATTTGACAGATGA
- the LOC124667634 gene encoding rhomboid-like protein 14, mitochondrial — protein sequence MGISMSRDRYDARAGRTLPLLAFLMLLKYGPAGAARPPVTAALIAANALVYFRPGDLDALLPRLRQVTFNPHLIIKYGDLRRFFLSAFYHTSEAQFFMNMTSLLRTGAQLEASMGSSEFASMVVSLVGLSQGFTLLLSKGLLSLGNHVPYYHFSAGFSGVVLGMNVVLNARAGDVVWFGVAIPAKYVSWLELLLVQALNPEAHLVGNVGGILAGLAYLVLRRGTEPLDLMFSGIADIVSQPTRFAGRLLRSAAAHLPRRSVQGHVALLPRETGRSVQGHVASLPRESGQGMWGCTACSYDNSRCADVCEMCSTPHQDRGFSRRRHLQEGGNREFSVEELSVEEIRRRRLQRFEK from the exons ATGGGGATCAGCATGAGCCGCGACCGGTACGATGCCCGCGCCGGCCGGACGCTGCCGCTGTTGGcattcttgatgctgctcaagtaTGGCCCCGCCGGCGCAGCCCGCCCGCCCGTAACGGCCGCGCTGATCGCCGCCAACGCGCTGGTGTACTTCCGCCCGGGCGACCTCGACGCGCTCCTACCCCGGCTCCGGCAAGTCACGTTCAACCCGCACCTCATCATCAAG TACGGTGACCTGAGGCGTTTCTTCCTATCAGCTTTCTACCACACGAGTGAAGCTCAATTCTTCATGAACATGACATCTCTCTTGCGGACAGGCGCACAGCTTGAAGCATCCATGGGCAGTTCTGAGTTTGCTTCAATGGTGGTTTCCTTGGTTGGCCTTTCTCAGGGCTTCACGCTGCTCTTGTCTAAAGGCTTGCTCTCCCTCGGCAACCACGTGCCGTATTATCACTTTTCAGCCGGATTCTCTGGAGTGGTGCTTGGCATGAATGTTGTGCTGAATGCCCGGGCAGGCGATGTTGTCTGGTTTGGGGTGGCCATTCCTGCAAAGTATGTATCATGGCTTGAACTACTACTCGTCCAGGCTTTGAATCCGGAGGCACACCTGGTTGGCAATGTCGGTGGGATTCTTGCTGGCCTGGCCTACCTTGTGCTGAGGCGCGGTACAGAACCGCTCGATCTTATGTTTTCAGGCATTGCAGACATTGTGAGTCAGCCAACTCGATTTGCTGGGAGACTTCTAAGGTCGGCAGCAGCCCACCTTCCCAGGAGAAGTGTCCAGGGCCATGTTGCATTACTGCCAAGAGAGACTGGGAGAAGTGTCCAGGGCCATGTTGCATCACTGCCAAGAGAGAGTGGTCAAGGTATGTGGGGATGCACAGCCTGCTCTTATGACAACTCGCGTTGCGCAGATGTCTGTGAGATGTGCAGCACTCCGCACCAGGACCGTGGCTTTTCCCGCAGACGGCATCTCCAGGAAGGTGGAAACAGGGAGTTCTCAGTTGAGGAACTCTCAGTTGAGGAGATCCGCCGTAGAAGGCTCCAAAGATTCGAAAAATAG
- the LOC124667476 gene encoding protein TsetseEP-like: MAMPRNLSSRLLCILLMVAAAVAATGAGCVPAMPRPGSEARQVPNPQVLGPLRKLQQLPNPQPLPNPDPNPRPLPGPLPNPNPQPDPMPQPLPKPDPNPQPQPMPKPDPNPQPLPKPDPNPQPKPLPQPDPNPQPLPQPLPDPNPQPLPQPLPQPDQNPQPLPQPLPDPNLPSVPSRVVPSSNPQVLPLPDSNTPGRQSNTLQGSQPLGNGASRALYSCGAIYKHISFVGLLLYYFV, translated from the coding sequence ATGGCGATGCCTCGCAACCTTTCCTCTCGTCTCCTATGCATCCTCCTGATGGTTGCAGCTGCCGTGGCAGCGACGGGTGCAGGATGCGTGCCGGCGATGCCGAGGCCTGGCTCTGAGGCGCGGCAGGTTCCAAACCCACAGGTGCTTGGCCCGCTACGGAAATTGCAGCAGCTTCCAAACCCGCAGCCACTACCGAACCCAGACCCAAACCCACGGCCACTGCCAGGGCCGCTGCCAAACCCGAACCCGCAGCCTGATCCAATGCCACAACCTTTGCCTAAGCCAGACCCAAACCCGCAGCCGCAACCCATGCCCAAACCAGACCCAAACCCGCAGCCTCTGCCCAAGCCAGACCCAAACCCACAGCCGAAGCCACTACCGCAGCCAGACCCAAACCCGCAGCCTCTCCCACAGCCACTGCCGGACCCAAACCCACAGCCtctcccacagccactgccacagCCGGACCAAAACCCGCAGCCTCTCCCACAACCACTGCCAGACCCAAACCTGCCATCGGTGCCATCACGAGTGGTCCCAAGCTCAAATCCGCAGGTACTACCATTGCCAGATTCAAACACGCCCGGACGACAATCCAACACACTGCAGGGGTCACAACCGCTTGGAAATGGCGCATCGCGAGCTTTATATTCGTGTGGCGCAATTTACAAGCACATATCTTTCGTGGGTTTACTACTTTACTATTTCGTTTAG